The proteins below come from a single Pseudarthrobacter sp. SSS035 genomic window:
- a CDS encoding aminodeoxychorismate lyase, whose product MTSPAPVVLVFLDPAFPDGRLADASQPQLMATDQGATRGDGVFESMLAVGGAVRKLQAHLDRLAGSAQALDLVIPAQDAWRAAIAAGVAEHRTQHPAPSPAEDELVVKLVVTRGPEGAESPTCWVQVSPVGALGRRQRETGIDVILLDRGYDSDAAERAPWLLLGAKTLSYATNMAALRYAHKQGADDVIFTSSDGRVLEGPTSTVLLAHLETSDDGAGATRTVRRLITPQLDSGILPGTSQGALFAAAKAAGWELGYGPLEPRDLLDADAVWLISSIRLLAPVNHIDGKEVGTPAVQKQLTAELNALFAGIQ is encoded by the coding sequence ATGACTTCTCCTGCGCCCGTGGTGCTCGTTTTCCTTGACCCCGCGTTCCCGGACGGCCGGCTGGCCGACGCTTCGCAGCCCCAGCTGATGGCCACGGACCAGGGCGCCACCCGCGGGGACGGCGTGTTCGAATCGATGCTTGCGGTGGGCGGCGCGGTCCGGAAGCTGCAGGCTCATCTGGACCGGCTCGCCGGGTCCGCCCAGGCCCTTGACCTGGTGATCCCGGCGCAGGATGCGTGGCGGGCGGCGATCGCCGCGGGCGTCGCCGAGCACCGCACACAGCACCCCGCGCCGTCGCCCGCCGAGGACGAGCTGGTGGTGAAACTCGTGGTCACCCGCGGCCCGGAAGGCGCAGAGTCCCCCACATGCTGGGTTCAGGTCTCCCCGGTAGGCGCCCTCGGACGCCGCCAGCGCGAAACCGGGATCGACGTCATCCTCCTGGACCGCGGCTACGACAGCGACGCGGCTGAGCGTGCCCCGTGGCTGCTGCTCGGCGCCAAGACCCTGTCCTATGCCACGAACATGGCCGCCCTGCGGTACGCCCACAAACAGGGCGCCGACGACGTCATCTTCACCTCCTCCGACGGCCGGGTCCTGGAAGGCCCCACGTCCACTGTGCTGCTGGCACATCTGGAAACCTCCGACGACGGCGCCGGCGCCACCCGGACGGTGCGCCGCCTCATCACCCCGCAACTGGACAGCGGGATCCTCCCCGGGACCTCCCAGGGTGCCCTGTTCGCGGCGGCCAAGGCAGCCGGCTGGGAACTCGGCTACGGGCCGCTGGAACCGCGGGACCTGCTGGACGCCGACGCCGTGTGGCTGATTTCCAGCATCAGGCTGCTCGCGCCGGTAAACCACATTGACGGCAAGGAAGTCGGGACGCCCGCGGTGCAGAAGCAGCTGACGGCCGAACTCAACGCATTGTTTGCCGGGATCCAGTAG
- the cls gene encoding cardiolipin synthase, whose product MWVVVVLSIADLVIRVLAIGIIPGNRRPTTAMAWLLGIFFIPFLGLVLFLLFGNFKLSSRRRQQQEIINSRVRSGISALADVVSEYEGPEWVTSAGELNRRLGSLPMVDGNSVDLLPGYPDSILAMTQAVRKAKTFVNAEFYIMSTDHVTDDLLTALEEAAERGVEVRVLFDHIGTLRVKGYRDLLKRLRAGKIQWKRMLPVLPIHGQWRRPDLRNHRKIMVVDGELAFTGSQNLIEPSYNNPKHRKAGREWVELMACLRGPIVTTLNVVFATDWLSETDESLEHQLQLPDNPEPGNVTAQVVPSGPGFITENNLRLFNTLIYSAQHRISICSPYFVPDDSLLYAITTAAQRGVDVELFVSEKGDQFLVHHAQRSYYEALLEAGVRIYLYKAPFVLHAKHFTIDDEVAVLGSSNMDMRSFSLNMEVSVMLLGAETVNNMRAVEDTYRDISNELILEDWLQRPLAARYVDNVARLTATLQ is encoded by the coding sequence ATGTGGGTGGTAGTGGTGCTCAGCATTGCGGACCTGGTGATCCGGGTTCTGGCTATCGGCATCATCCCCGGCAACAGGCGCCCCACCACGGCCATGGCCTGGCTGCTGGGCATCTTCTTCATACCGTTCCTGGGCCTGGTCCTTTTCCTGCTGTTCGGAAACTTCAAGCTCTCCAGCCGCCGCCGCCAGCAGCAGGAGATCATCAACAGCCGGGTGCGGTCCGGCATCTCGGCGCTCGCCGACGTCGTCAGTGAATACGAAGGGCCCGAATGGGTGACGTCCGCCGGGGAACTGAACCGGCGGCTCGGCTCCCTCCCCATGGTGGACGGCAATTCCGTGGACCTCCTTCCCGGCTACCCGGACTCGATCCTGGCCATGACCCAGGCCGTGCGCAAAGCCAAGACGTTCGTCAACGCCGAGTTCTACATCATGAGCACGGACCACGTCACCGATGACCTGCTGACCGCCCTGGAGGAGGCCGCGGAGCGGGGCGTGGAAGTGCGGGTGCTGTTTGACCACATCGGCACGCTCCGCGTCAAGGGTTACCGCGACCTGCTCAAACGGCTGCGGGCGGGAAAGATCCAGTGGAAGCGCATGCTCCCGGTGCTGCCCATCCACGGCCAATGGCGCCGCCCGGACCTTCGGAACCACCGCAAAATCATGGTGGTCGACGGCGAACTCGCTTTCACGGGCTCGCAGAACCTGATCGAGCCCTCCTACAACAACCCCAAACACCGTAAGGCCGGCCGCGAATGGGTGGAGCTGATGGCCTGCCTGCGCGGACCGATCGTCACCACGCTTAACGTGGTGTTCGCCACGGACTGGCTGAGCGAAACCGACGAGTCCCTGGAACACCAGCTGCAGCTCCCGGACAACCCCGAGCCGGGCAACGTCACGGCCCAGGTGGTGCCCAGCGGACCCGGGTTCATCACCGAAAACAACCTGCGCCTCTTCAACACCCTGATCTACTCCGCCCAGCACCGGATCTCCATCTGCAGCCCGTATTTCGTGCCCGATGACTCCCTGCTCTACGCCATCACCACCGCAGCCCAGCGGGGCGTGGACGTGGAGCTGTTCGTCTCCGAAAAGGGCGATCAGTTCCTGGTCCACCACGCCCAGCGCTCCTATTACGAGGCGCTGCTGGAGGCCGGGGTCCGGATCTACCTCTACAAAGCGCCGTTTGTGCTCCACGCCAAGCACTTCACCATCGACGACGAAGTGGCCGTCCTGGGCTCCAGCAACATGGACATGCGCTCCTTCTCGCTGAACATGGAGGTCTCGGTGATGCTGCTCGGCGCGGAAACCGTGAACAACATGCGCGCGGTCGAAGACACATACCGCGACATTTCCAACGAGCTCATACTCGAGGACTGGCTGCAGCGCCCCCTCGCTGCCCGCTATGTCGACAACGTTGCCAGGCTGACCGCCACGCTCCAGTAG
- a CDS encoding chorismate-binding protein: protein MTPAPVIIAIDGRSGAGKTTLAIELAAQLRNHHKVALFHLEDIYPGWNGLTAGIERYVSTVLTPLSRAEPATWTSWDWDRHYDGDTRVTLPAEIVIIEGVGAAAADARPLLSAVIWADSPDDIRRKRALDRDGGTYEPFWDQWAEQEEAWLAADDVPNEADIRVLNNADSSATADVLQALAYLPALGPALVPELAARRGLRLRAERLDARPDAAVLFENLYGGSANAVWLDSSNAGSPNPGSSASESPGAPATPSEQQPATARSRFSILADDGGTYGQAVTHRSGESVITAGSATARVPGPFFRWLDTVWGRRAVRTPDGYPGDFTLGWLGCLGYELKRETGGTDVAAPTPDAALIFAGRAVVLDHVDGSAWLLALEAPDADRWLTDARTAVAAAAPAAPAAASTPGPGDQRTHAGGSNGVVRPVGPAFSSRDTEPSYLAKIAAAQHEIHEGNSYEVCLTTTLTARLPAAAAAPWPTYLALRRKNPAPFASYLRFGRLTVASTSPERFLKITSDGGMRAEPIKGTRRRGADPERDRQLREDLATSLKDRAENIMIVDLLRNDLSHFAEPGSVTVSRLCEIESYATVHQMVSTIDARLLPGSPRAEAVAACFPAGSMTGAPKISTMAILDRLEEGPRGLYSGAIGYFSLNGATDLAVAIRTLVTTAEAGDGSEQAPTAELTLGVGGAITADSVPDEEYDEIRVKAHGVLSALGADFPTA, encoded by the coding sequence ATGACCCCCGCACCTGTGATCATCGCCATTGACGGGCGATCCGGCGCAGGGAAAACCACTCTGGCCATCGAACTGGCCGCGCAGCTGCGGAACCATCACAAAGTCGCGCTCTTCCACCTGGAGGACATCTACCCGGGCTGGAACGGCCTCACCGCGGGCATCGAGCGCTACGTTTCCACCGTGCTCACGCCGTTGAGCCGCGCCGAGCCCGCCACCTGGACCAGCTGGGACTGGGACAGGCATTACGACGGCGACACCCGGGTCACGCTGCCCGCCGAGATCGTGATCATTGAGGGAGTGGGGGCGGCGGCTGCGGACGCCCGGCCCCTGCTCAGCGCTGTCATCTGGGCCGACTCGCCGGACGACATCCGCCGGAAGCGTGCCCTGGACCGCGACGGCGGCACGTATGAGCCGTTCTGGGACCAGTGGGCTGAGCAGGAGGAGGCCTGGCTCGCCGCCGACGACGTCCCTAACGAAGCCGATATCCGCGTCCTCAACAATGCCGACAGTTCCGCCACCGCCGACGTCCTGCAGGCCCTCGCGTACCTGCCCGCGCTCGGACCGGCCCTTGTTCCCGAGCTTGCCGCCCGCCGCGGCCTCAGGCTGCGCGCAGAACGGCTGGACGCCAGGCCGGACGCCGCCGTGCTCTTCGAGAACCTCTACGGCGGCTCGGCAAATGCCGTCTGGCTGGACTCCTCCAACGCAGGCTCCCCCAACCCAGGCTCCTCCGCCAGCGAATCCCCCGGCGCGCCCGCGACGCCGTCGGAACAGCAGCCCGCCACCGCGCGCAGCCGCTTCAGCATCCTGGCCGACGACGGCGGGACGTACGGCCAGGCGGTCACGCACCGGTCCGGCGAAAGCGTCATCACGGCAGGCTCCGCCACGGCGCGCGTGCCGGGACCGTTCTTCCGCTGGCTGGACACGGTCTGGGGACGCCGGGCGGTCCGCACGCCGGACGGTTACCCGGGCGACTTCACCCTGGGCTGGCTGGGCTGCCTGGGCTATGAGCTCAAGCGCGAAACCGGCGGAACGGACGTGGCGGCACCGACTCCTGATGCGGCCCTGATCTTCGCGGGCCGAGCCGTCGTTCTGGACCACGTGGACGGATCGGCGTGGCTCCTTGCCCTGGAGGCGCCCGACGCCGACCGCTGGCTGACCGACGCCCGCACCGCCGTCGCTGCCGCCGCCCCCGCCGCCCCCGCCGCCGCGAGCACACCGGGCCCAGGGGACCAGCGCACGCACGCCGGCGGCAGCAACGGCGTCGTACGTCCCGTGGGGCCCGCGTTCAGCAGCCGCGACACGGAGCCGTCCTACCTGGCCAAAATCGCGGCCGCCCAGCACGAAATCCATGAGGGCAACTCATACGAGGTGTGCCTGACCACCACCCTGACGGCCCGGTTGCCGGCCGCCGCGGCGGCCCCCTGGCCGACGTACCTCGCGCTGCGGCGGAAGAACCCCGCGCCGTTCGCCAGCTACCTGCGGTTCGGCCGGCTGACGGTGGCCAGCACGTCGCCAGAGCGGTTTCTGAAGATAACGTCCGACGGCGGCATGCGCGCCGAACCGATCAAGGGCACCCGCCGCCGGGGTGCTGATCCGGAGCGTGACAGGCAGCTGCGGGAGGACCTGGCGACCTCGCTGAAGGACCGCGCGGAAAACATCATGATTGTGGACCTGCTGCGGAACGACCTCAGCCACTTCGCAGAGCCCGGATCGGTCACGGTCAGCAGGCTGTGCGAGATCGAAAGCTACGCCACGGTGCACCAGATGGTCAGCACCATCGACGCGCGGCTCCTGCCCGGCTCGCCGCGGGCCGAGGCGGTTGCCGCCTGCTTCCCGGCCGGCTCCATGACCGGCGCCCCGAAAATCAGCACCATGGCCATCCTGGACCGGCTGGAGGAGGGCCCGCGCGGCCTGTATTCCGGCGCGATCGGCTACTTTTCCCTCAACGGGGCCACGGACCTGGCGGTGGCGATCCGCACCCTGGTGACCACGGCGGAGGCCGGGGACGGCAGCGAACAAGCGCCGACGGCGGAACTCACCCTCGGCGTCGGCGGCGCCATCACTGCCGACTCGGTACCTGACGAGGAGTACGACGAAATCCGCGTGAAGGCGCACGGGGTCCTTTCCGCGCTGGGCGCGGACTTTCCCACCGCCTGA
- a CDS encoding low molecular weight protein-tyrosine-phosphatase yields MNSSSSPYRIISVCTGNICRSPMAEMMLGAAFQAEGLGSDVTVDSAGTTGYEAGRPIDPRAARRLAATHLSSDHHVARVWQDAWFRERDLILALDIDHYAWLRDAAPDAVSVDKVRMLRSFDRAVAGSDLLDQGIEDPWYGGHADFDAVWEQIRGAVPGIVAHVRTVRGQAAPLQQLMQQQVRSIS; encoded by the coding sequence ATGAACTCATCGTCGAGCCCATACCGCATCATCTCCGTCTGCACGGGAAATATCTGCCGGTCACCCATGGCCGAGATGATGCTGGGCGCGGCGTTCCAAGCCGAAGGCCTGGGCTCGGATGTGACAGTGGATTCGGCGGGAACCACCGGTTATGAGGCAGGGCGGCCCATCGATCCGCGCGCCGCCCGCCGGCTTGCCGCAACGCACCTGAGCTCAGATCACCATGTTGCCCGCGTCTGGCAGGACGCGTGGTTCCGCGAGCGCGATCTCATCCTGGCACTGGACATTGACCACTACGCCTGGCTGCGCGACGCCGCGCCGGACGCGGTCTCCGTGGACAAGGTCCGGATGCTCCGCAGCTTCGACCGCGCCGTTGCCGGCAGCGACCTGCTGGACCAAGGCATCGAGGATCCCTGGTACGGAGGCCATGCCGATTTTGACGCCGTCTGGGAGCAGATCCGCGGCGCTGTGCCCGGCATCGTCGCGCACGTCCGCACGGTCCGTGGCCAGGCGGCGCCGCTACAGCAGCTGATGCAGCAGCAGGTACGCTCTATTTCATGA
- a CDS encoding bile acid:sodium symporter family protein: MLEATKSPKTTESGTDHAPVPTNAALAAEAKIARLAVTIFPALVVLAGVAGFLVPATFQPLGPSVPYLLGIIMFCMGLTLTPPDFASVVKRPWAVVLGIVAHYVIMPGAGWLIAVGLQLPPELAVGLILVGCAPSGTASNVMAFLAKGDVALSVAVASVSTLIAPVVTPLLVLFLAGSFLEIDAGSMVLDIVKTVLLPVIAGLLARLFFKNLIAKLLPALPWASAVVISFIVAIVVAGSASKIVAAGGIVFLAVVLHNGFGLGLGYLAGKLGRLDDKARRALAFEVGMQNSGLAATLATAHFTPLAALPSAVFSLWHNISGAIVAAWLARRPLRDA, encoded by the coding sequence ATGCTTGAGGCAACCAAATCCCCCAAAACGACAGAATCCGGCACTGATCACGCCCCGGTACCCACCAACGCGGCGCTGGCCGCCGAAGCGAAAATCGCGCGGCTTGCCGTCACGATCTTCCCGGCGCTGGTGGTCCTGGCAGGCGTCGCCGGCTTCCTTGTGCCGGCAACCTTCCAGCCCCTGGGACCCAGCGTCCCCTACCTGCTGGGCATCATCATGTTCTGCATGGGCCTGACCCTGACCCCGCCGGACTTTGCCTCCGTGGTGAAGCGCCCGTGGGCAGTGGTTCTGGGCATCGTGGCGCACTACGTGATCATGCCCGGTGCGGGCTGGCTGATTGCTGTGGGGCTCCAGCTTCCGCCGGAGCTGGCCGTAGGCCTGATCCTGGTGGGCTGCGCACCATCCGGCACAGCCTCGAACGTGATGGCTTTCCTGGCCAAGGGGGACGTGGCCCTGTCCGTAGCCGTCGCCTCGGTATCCACCCTGATCGCACCGGTGGTTACACCACTGCTCGTCCTGTTCCTGGCCGGATCCTTCCTGGAAATCGACGCCGGGAGCATGGTCCTGGACATCGTCAAGACGGTACTCCTGCCCGTCATCGCCGGGCTGCTGGCGCGGCTGTTCTTCAAGAACCTCATCGCCAAGCTGCTACCGGCGCTCCCCTGGGCATCCGCCGTCGTAATTTCCTTCATTGTCGCGATCGTTGTGGCGGGCAGCGCCTCCAAGATCGTGGCCGCGGGCGGCATTGTGTTCCTCGCAGTGGTCCTCCACAACGGCTTCGGCCTGGGCCTGGGCTACCTGGCCGGCAAACTGGGCCGGCTGGACGATAAAGCACGGAGGGCGCTCGCCTTCGAAGTGGGCATGCAGAACTCCGGCCTGGCCGCCACGCTGGCCACCGCGCATTTCACCCCGCTGGCCGCCCTGCCGTCCGCCGTTTTCTCACTCTGGCACAACATCTCCGGCGCGATCGTGGCAGCATGGCTGGCCCGGCGCCCGCTGCGGGACGCCTGA
- a CDS encoding LysE family transporter codes for MQFSLWLALAGAGVLISFTPGAGAINTMSNSLTSGFRRSIWGILGQQAALVVHVVIVALGVGVLVASSPVAFNVIRYAGAAYLVYLGIRQFLSKPEVDQEQAAALRNEPAWSMFRRGLWVNLLNPKAIVFFLAFMPQFIRPEQPLLPQYLVLTATVVVIDIVVMWFFFAFAAKSFQRFTHNARGQKILSRIFGVLFVAVGILLALIH; via the coding sequence GTGCAATTCTCCCTTTGGCTCGCCCTCGCGGGCGCCGGCGTCCTGATCAGTTTCACGCCCGGCGCCGGTGCCATCAACACCATGAGCAACTCACTCACGTCCGGATTCCGCCGCTCCATCTGGGGAATCCTGGGCCAGCAGGCAGCCCTGGTTGTCCACGTGGTGATCGTGGCGTTGGGGGTCGGCGTGCTGGTGGCGAGCTCCCCGGTGGCCTTCAATGTGATCCGTTACGCCGGAGCCGCCTACCTGGTCTACCTGGGCATCCGTCAGTTCCTGAGCAAACCGGAAGTGGACCAGGAACAGGCCGCCGCTCTCCGGAACGAGCCCGCCTGGTCGATGTTCCGGCGCGGCCTCTGGGTCAACCTGCTCAACCCGAAGGCCATCGTTTTCTTCCTCGCGTTTATGCCACAGTTCATCCGCCCGGAACAGCCGCTCCTGCCGCAGTATCTTGTGCTCACAGCCACCGTGGTGGTGATCGACATCGTGGTCATGTGGTTCTTCTTCGCCTTTGCCGCCAAATCCTTCCAGCGCTTCACGCACAACGCCCGCGGCCAGAAGATCCTGAGCCGGATCTTCGGGGTGCTCTTTGTGGCGGTAGGCATTCTCCTAGCGCTGATCCACTAG
- a CDS encoding methyltransferase domain-containing protein, with translation MSTQQPDDDDVYTHGHHESVVRAHASRTAENSAAFVIPHLTPGVSVLDVGCGPGSITCDFAGLVSPGKVTGLDRSPDIIAQATALAVERGVANAEFLAGNIYDLDFEDETFDVVHAHQVLQHLTDPVEALREMRRVAKPGGIVAVRDADFHGMSWYPAIPELDEWMDLYQRIARRNGAEPDAGRRLVSWAQSAGFSNVAPTSSNWLYATGQQRRWQARVWGERVLHSAFAEQALEYGFANPADLARISAGWHRWGSTDDGWFLIPNGEVIARA, from the coding sequence ATGAGTACGCAGCAGCCTGACGACGACGATGTGTACACGCACGGCCACCACGAGTCGGTGGTCCGCGCCCACGCCTCCAGGACCGCGGAGAACTCCGCGGCTTTTGTCATTCCGCACCTCACGCCCGGGGTTTCAGTGCTCGACGTCGGCTGCGGCCCGGGGAGCATCACCTGCGATTTCGCCGGGCTGGTGTCGCCCGGAAAGGTCACCGGCCTGGACCGGTCGCCGGACATCATCGCCCAGGCGACGGCGCTTGCCGTCGAGCGCGGCGTGGCCAATGCGGAGTTCCTGGCCGGCAACATCTATGACCTCGACTTCGAGGACGAAACGTTCGACGTCGTCCATGCCCACCAAGTGCTCCAGCACCTGACGGACCCGGTGGAGGCGTTGCGCGAGATGCGCCGGGTGGCGAAGCCGGGCGGCATTGTGGCAGTGCGCGACGCCGACTTCCACGGCATGAGCTGGTACCCCGCCATCCCCGAACTGGACGAATGGATGGACCTGTACCAGCGGATCGCACGACGCAATGGGGCCGAGCCCGACGCCGGCCGCCGGCTCGTGTCCTGGGCCCAGTCCGCAGGCTTCAGCAACGTGGCACCCACCAGCAGCAACTGGCTGTATGCCACCGGGCAACAGCGGAGATGGCAGGCCCGGGTCTGGGGCGAACGCGTGCTGCATTCGGCCTTCGCGGAGCAGGCCCTTGAATACGGCTTCGCCAATCCAGCGGACCTGGCCCGGATTTCGGCAGGCTGGCACCGCTGGGGATCCACCGACGACGGCTGGTTCCTGATCCCGAACGGCGAGGTCATCGCCCGGGCGTGA
- a CDS encoding MarR family winged helix-turn-helix transcriptional regulator, which translates to MTDEAFQRPPDSAPFALVRLLQDFTLEANRYVDTAGGRNDMHRTDLNALAVIMRHTAKGLVVTPGILRKELNLSSPATTALIDRLDSSGHVVRERLGPDRRQVQLRMTPKAFRDGSAMFMPLSRHMGNAMADFSPEELELVSRFMTAMVDATVAARQEASDGGPASPTPPK; encoded by the coding sequence ATGACAGACGAAGCGTTCCAGCGCCCACCGGACTCCGCACCCTTCGCCCTGGTCCGCCTGCTTCAGGACTTCACGCTGGAGGCCAACCGCTACGTGGACACCGCCGGCGGCCGCAACGACATGCACCGCACGGACCTCAACGCGCTGGCGGTGATCATGCGGCACACTGCCAAGGGCCTGGTGGTCACGCCGGGCATCCTGCGCAAGGAACTCAACCTCAGCTCGCCGGCCACCACCGCCCTCATCGACCGGTTGGACAGTTCCGGGCACGTGGTCAGGGAGCGTCTCGGTCCGGACCGGCGGCAGGTCCAGCTCCGCATGACACCCAAGGCGTTCCGGGACGGCAGTGCCATGTTCATGCCGCTTTCGCGCCACATGGGCAACGCCATGGCGGACTTCTCCCCCGAAGAGCTGGAGCTTGTCAGCCGGTTTATGACCGCCATGGTGGATGCCACCGTCGCGGCCCGGCAGGAAGCGTCCGACGGCGGCCCCGCCTCCCCTACGCCGCCCAAGTAA
- a CDS encoding efflux RND transporter permease subunit translates to MKSSPLHSARVPFWLRWLLPVLLVLTWLAIAGVGGPTFGRLDEVSSNDQASFLPASAEATAAQDWQAKFRDSDEVPAVIVIENDAAISPTELGDLASLKAGLEGLEPGSAVIGPIPSEDGKAVQFIAPIGSSDQLKESVQELRDFLADSVPAGMQAFVTGPAGLTADLVSAFAGIDGILLLVALGAVFLILLIVYRSLLLPIAVLLTSVFALCAAILLVFGMAKLGWIQLSGQSQGILSILVIGAATDYALLYVARFREALTHTRNRTEAVLTAWKASFEPILASGATVIIALLCLLFSDLNSNKALGPVAAAGILCSLFAALTLLPALMALSGRAAFWPFRPKLVPAGEREPELVTGLEGQKGVWRATGSLVSRRPRTVWVTSVLLLLVASAGVLQLKANGVPQTDVILTASNAVDGQDALARHFDAGSGSPAVVIADESKADEVLAKVKAADGVGDAYLLAEGGVPITGAPGTTSVPDVHDGKVLINATLNYAADSIEAEDAVKALRDEVKTVDAGALVGGVTATALDTNTTAQRDLVIIIPIVLAVILLILMLLLRSVLAPVLLVLSVVLSYGAAMGVSALVFNHILGFPGADATVPLFGFVFLVALGVDYNIFLMSRVREESLKHGTRPGILRGLGVTGGVITSAGVVLAATFAALGVIPIMFLVQLAFIVAFGVLLDTVLVRSLLVPALAHDIGPRIWWPGKLGRPELDVAALEVAGRRDAGALDASALGADLESAEDAGRR, encoded by the coding sequence ATGAAATCAAGTCCCCTACACAGCGCGAGGGTTCCGTTCTGGCTGCGCTGGCTCCTTCCCGTTCTGCTGGTTCTCACGTGGCTGGCCATTGCCGGGGTGGGCGGCCCCACGTTCGGCCGGCTCGACGAGGTCTCCTCGAACGACCAGGCCTCGTTCTTGCCGGCGAGCGCCGAGGCCACCGCGGCCCAGGACTGGCAGGCAAAGTTCCGCGATTCAGACGAAGTGCCGGCGGTCATCGTCATCGAAAACGACGCCGCCATCAGCCCCACGGAGCTTGGCGATCTGGCATCCCTGAAGGCTGGGCTAGAGGGCCTGGAGCCGGGCAGCGCGGTGATCGGCCCCATCCCGTCCGAGGACGGGAAAGCGGTACAGTTCATTGCCCCGATCGGGTCCTCCGACCAGCTCAAGGAATCCGTCCAGGAGTTGCGGGACTTCCTGGCGGATTCCGTCCCCGCGGGCATGCAGGCCTTCGTCACCGGCCCCGCGGGACTGACGGCAGACCTGGTCAGCGCCTTCGCCGGCATTGACGGCATCCTGCTGCTGGTGGCGCTCGGCGCGGTCTTCCTGATCCTGCTGATCGTCTACCGTTCACTCCTGCTCCCCATCGCCGTCCTGCTCACCTCGGTTTTTGCGCTTTGCGCCGCCATCCTGCTGGTGTTCGGCATGGCAAAGCTCGGCTGGATCCAGCTGAGCGGCCAAAGCCAGGGCATCCTGTCCATCCTGGTGATCGGCGCGGCCACGGACTATGCCCTGCTGTACGTGGCGCGGTTCCGCGAGGCCCTGACCCACACGCGCAACCGGACCGAAGCCGTGCTCACAGCGTGGAAAGCTTCGTTCGAACCCATCCTGGCCTCCGGTGCCACCGTCATCATTGCCCTGCTCTGCCTCCTGTTCTCCGACCTGAACTCCAACAAGGCGCTTGGTCCAGTGGCGGCCGCTGGCATCCTCTGCTCGCTCTTCGCCGCGCTGACGCTGTTGCCTGCGCTGATGGCGCTTTCGGGCCGGGCTGCGTTCTGGCCGTTCCGCCCCAAGCTGGTTCCGGCAGGCGAGCGTGAGCCCGAGCTGGTCACCGGCCTGGAAGGGCAGAAAGGCGTCTGGCGGGCCACGGGTTCGCTGGTCTCCCGCCGCCCGCGAACGGTCTGGGTCACGTCGGTCCTCCTTTTGCTGGTCGCTTCGGCCGGGGTGCTGCAGCTAAAGGCCAACGGCGTGCCGCAGACCGACGTCATCCTCACCGCGTCCAATGCGGTGGACGGCCAGGACGCGCTGGCCCGACATTTCGACGCCGGCAGCGGCAGCCCCGCCGTCGTCATCGCGGACGAAAGTAAAGCCGATGAAGTGCTGGCAAAGGTCAAAGCGGCCGACGGCGTGGGCGACGCCTACCTCCTGGCTGAAGGCGGTGTGCCGATCACCGGCGCCCCCGGGACTACCAGCGTGCCGGACGTCCACGACGGCAAGGTGCTGATCAACGCCACGCTCAACTACGCCGCGGATTCCATCGAGGCGGAGGATGCCGTCAAGGCGCTGCGCGACGAGGTAAAAACGGTCGACGCCGGCGCGCTGGTTGGCGGCGTGACCGCCACGGCGCTGGACACCAACACCACCGCCCAGCGCGACCTGGTGATCATCATCCCCATTGTGCTGGCGGTCATCCTGCTCATCCTGATGTTGCTGCTGCGATCAGTCCTGGCGCCGGTCCTGTTGGTGCTTTCGGTGGTGCTGTCCTACGGGGCGGCCATGGGCGTCTCGGCGCTGGTCTTCAACCACATCCTCGGCTTCCCGGGTGCCGACGCCACCGTCCCGTTGTTCGGGTTTGTGTTCCTGGTGGCCCTGGGCGTGGATTACAACATCTTCCTGATGAGCCGCGTCCGGGAGGAATCCCTGAAGCACGGGACCCGGCCGGGCATCCTGCGCGGACTCGGAGTGACCGGCGGAGTGATCACCTCGGCCGGCGTGGTGCTGGCTGCCACATTCGCCGCCCTGGGCGTCATTCCCATCATGTTCCTGGTGCAGCTCGCCTTCATTGTGGCCTTCGGCGTCCTGCTGGACACCGTGCTGGTCCGCTCGCTGCTGGTCCCCGCACTGGCGCACGACATCGGCCCGCGCATCTGGTGGCCCGGCAAGCTCGGCAGGCCGGAGCTGGATGTTGCGGCGCTGGAAGTGGCGGGGCGGCGGGATGCTGGCGCGCTGGATGCCAGCGCATTGGGCGCCGATCTGGAATCCGCAGAGGACGCTGGCCGCCGGTAG